CGGCTGGCCGTCGGTCGCCAGCACCGGCACGCCGACACCCAGCGTGCCTTCGATCACATGGTTGCCCACCACCGACCAGCCGCGCTCGCGGGTCGCGGCGACCAGGATGTCCATGCGTTCAGGCGTCATGCCGCCATAGCGCGGCAGGGCCTGCGCGTTGGCCGCCACGATGGCGGCCGACTCGGCCGGCGGCATCGCCGACAGCAAGGCCAGCCCGGCAGCGCCCACGCCCAGCGGCTGGCGCCGGCCCACCTCCACCACCAGCACCTGGATCGGCTGTGTGCCCAGCTGCCGGGCGATGCAGTGCGACATCCGGCCCTCGGCCACCACCGCGAACGACGGCTCGCCGCAGGCCGCGCTTACTCGGGCCAGCACTGGCTGCAGGCGCGCCGCCAGGTCGTCGGCTGGCGGGGGCTGCAACAGGGCCCGGGCGCGCGGACCCGGCGCGTAGCGCCAACGGTCACGCTGGACCACGTAGCCGCTTTCGATCAGCGTCGCCAGCAAACGGTAGACGGTAGCCCGCTGCAGCCCGCAGGCGCGGCACAGCCCGGCCACCCGCACGCCTTCGCCGCGGTGCTGCAGCACTACGTCCAGCAGTTGCAGGCCGCGCCGCAGCGTGCGGC
The nucleotide sequence above comes from Xylophilus sp. GOD-11R. Encoded proteins:
- a CDS encoding IclR family transcriptional regulator, with the protein product MPSSTASQNVRQPDDSIDAGSRTLRRGLQLLDVVLQHRGEGVRVAGLCRACGLQRATVYRLLATLIESGYVVQRDRWRYAPGPRARALLQPPPADDLAARLQPVLARVSAACGEPSFAVVAEGRMSHCIARQLGTQPIQVLVVEVGRRQPLGVGAAGLALLSAMPPAESAAIVAANAQALPRYGGMTPERMDILVAATRERGWSVVGNHVIEGTLGVGVPVLATDGQPVAAISVAAPQDRMPRQRQQLIARRMREALENLLPAGL